Below is a genomic region from Fusarium oxysporum Fo47 chromosome XI, complete sequence.
TCCGCTTTGTCGAAATGAAgagatgctgaagctgggCATCGCGTTCGCCCAGGATATTCCACTGTcgtcaatgatgatgaagttaTTCCCGAGCTTCGTTAAACCGCTAGTTGCGCCTCTTATAACCCGATCCAATAGGATTCACACTCGcgagtttgagaagatccTTGAACCAGAGATCAAGGCCCGTCTAGAAGAATACGATTCACAAGATGAACACACCAAGTCCGATCGGAACGATTACTTGCAGTGGTTGATTGAGCAAGCTAAGGAGATCGGTAACCCGAAGAACTGGCAGGTCAGCGCGCTGGCTCAACGTGTTCTGCTACTGAACTTTGCGTCCATTCACACTACGACGTTTGCAGTTACCCATGCTCTTCTTGACAttgcttcatcatctcccgATCTTATATCTGAACTTCGCGATGAAGTAGACAGCGTGCTGAAATTGCATGATGGCAAGTGGAACAAACGCGCCGTTGCACAGCTCGAAAAGCTCGACTCTGCAATTCGCGAAAGCCAGCGCAAGAACTCCATCGTCTCAATCGGAGTTTCCCGTACCGTCGTAGGAGAAAAAGGTGTCACTTTTCCATCGGGTACGCACGTCCCCAAAGGGCTAAGAATAGCCGTACCAGGGTACTCGGTACTGCAGGACAGTGAGATCTACACTGAACCTAAGACCTATAAACCACTTCGCTTCTACGATGCGCGACAGAACGAGGCAGAAGAATATGTCAAGAGTGCGCGTAATGCTCTACCGACTGCGACGCAGGATTTCTTGGCGTGGGGACTCGGTCGGAACGCGTGTCCGGGGAGATTCTTTGCGAGTAACGAGATCAAAATGTTGCTCGCTTATATTTTGCTGAACTATGACATTGAGCATCTGGCAGAACGGCCACGGAATACTTGGATTGCACAGAACAGGATACCTCCCATGAAGGCGACGCTGAGGATAAGGAAGATGCCTCGATCTTAGGAGGCATTAATAATGTAGTATTGCAGATGAAGGATGCGAGCACGAGAAAGATTCGCTTATTCTGGACCATAGAAAATCTCCTTCTCACTGTTGATTTCCAATCCCCAGATTTCATTTGTGTCATgatcttcaacctcaacctcgccATCGGTCAACTCTTTGAAACTGTCAATCACTCCCTGAACCCACTCAGAGAAATACTCATCATCTTCGGAACTCGTGTCTGGGCTAACCAGTGCTGCTTTGGTGATCTTGAAACCATGGTCCTCCATAGCTTTGGAAACGGCGTTAGACATAGCCGTGGCAGCTTCATTCCCCTCTTCAGACTCGCTGATATGGACCAAGAAGCGGTCGGGTCCATCGCATCCAGTTGGGTACTCTCCCACAATAGCAACTCTAATGCATGTACAGAGACCGCTGGTAGACAGGACAGTGTTTCCTTTAGCGCAATGCCACTCGTTCATGTCAACGTCTGTCTCCTGGGCGGCCATGGCGATAGCTGGGTAATAGAGTTGCTAGATAACATATTAGCATGATGCGCATAAGGTGCCAGACCGCTCATACCTTGAAAGTGCTGTAAAATACTGAAGATTTGTAGACTTTATGGCAAATGGAAAAGATtaagaggagaaggaaggacggagaggagaaagaagaggagagagaagaggagaaagaaaagacaAGGGAGAGTAGACGATTTGGAGCTCGTGACGTAACATAGACAGTGAATCATGCTCCCCCAGAGTTTAAAGGATCTACGAGCCTTTTGAGAATAACGAGGATGTTGATATTTGGTTGAGCTCGACCTTAAATATCATCAGCACCGATAAAAGCGCACTCGAGTGGTTTAATGACGATGCTACCGTGTAGATGCTCCAGCCAAAAGGGGATGCGAGTCACCAAACCCTGTTCTTGCGATGCCCTCACGATATTGCCAATGGTATTGGTATTCTACAGCTTCTCGACCAGCTGTTTACTCAGCCTGTCCAATTTACACCCAATTAGCAAGGTATGTATACGCGTTGCCTGATGAAGACCTTGAGGCAAGACGTTCTCCGTGTCTTCGTACCGCTGCATCTATTTCCGGTTCTTTGTCTGATGCGCAAGTGCAACGCCTTCAGGAGATTTCTACCAAGAATGGGGAGATGTGAAATCATCCTGGTCTGGTGAGCTTGCCTCCGACCTCTTCCCCAGGGATCAAAGCCGAATTGAAGGCTAAGCGCATCGCTGTGTCGGTTACCAAAGGCATATCAGCACAGATACCAGCCGGCCATTGTATTAAACCAGAAGTATATTTACTAACCTTATAACTTACTCATAAACTCAATACCGCCACGACCTTCTGATTACCCAAAACCTTCTTTCCAACCTTCTTCCCTAATGGCACAGAGATACGTGTCATCACGAAACCTTCAGTCAACCTTTTCTCGAGCGTCAGTGCTGATTTGGAGCGTCTTGGGGGATGGATCAGAGGCACCTTCTTGTACCCCGTAACGGCAGGCAATTGAGTCATcttttaggtttttataaTATTGGTTTTATGCTATAGCAACTAGTCAGGCATTCcaatataatatctaagtTGTGAGCCAGATATGTTATGTGCAGTTAAGATTTGTGGCTAAGAGCTTAAATTACCACATATAACTTATATACCGGCCGGCTGGAGACTGTTGGCTCTGGAGTCAGTTTTACTCATATCTTCGTCTTGGCTCTGGCAATGGCCCTCGCTGTATTTTGGCCTCGTAAACAGGAAGCCTATACTGTTCGCTATGTCGACTGTCCCATGCTCAACCTCGGCCCATTCTGCAAAGAACCATAAAACAGCCCTGATCCTGCGGGCGCACCGTATCGCGCCGTCTGCGCACATGCTTTAGGCATTGGCTTGGAAGTTCCTGGGCTGGCGGTTGACAAAGATGTTGCGACAAAGACCATCCCCTCAGTAGTTGCAGAAGTTCGAGACTTCTATAACAAGCACAAACTCATCTTATCGGAGGATATCCACGAACAGTTTCTCTTCGCTCCCCTGACGTTTAGATCCCAGTTCCCCTCGCCTGGGGCAGATCCCTGGCCTGTCTCAGACCCACCATTCTGTCCTGTTTCTCTCTCCTCAATAAAGAGTGTCTGTAGAGGTTCTTGGAGTGTATTTTGAAGCTTATATATGAACTTATTGTACACGACAAAAAGTTTCCTCGCCGCAGACTAAGTGATATAAAAGTCTGGATGATACTAGGATATCTTAGGGTAGGTTATGATAAACTTAGTATCCTGCTTTATCCCAACCCTCATTTGCTAGGAGCTTAGCGTGGCGGTCCAAGTTCATGTCAAACTCACCGTCGGCTGCAGGGATCTTCCCGCACCCTATATGAAATCTGAGGCGCAAGGGCTACAGATCGAATAGGCAGAGTTCAGGCCAGGAAGCAGAGAGGTCATAAAAGCACCCACGTTGATCTTCTGAACGGTTATGGGCTCTGCTGATTTGGCCAAGAGACTCAATAGGAAATGTCCAAAACCCTATTGCGGTTTCAACTGCTCCATTGAACTGCCCTGTGGTCTCCTTGAGATGCATCCATACTTGTTCTTGCTGGAATCCTTTTCCATTAAGTCGCTTTTGTTCCCGTCTTTCGCCTTCGGACTTCAAATGAACAACAGTGTCAGATTCACAACTAATCGGCGATTTACTTCGATTAGTTGTGTATGCAATTTTGTAGACACATGGTGTTGTCACTCTCAATTTCTCTACCAACCCCATCCATTTTTGGTATGGCCGTCCGAGGTCTGAGGTGTCGGAAAGATCGAAATAAACATTATTAAGTACTTCGTGCCCGATGTGTCGTGGATCCTGCTGTCTTGAAAAGTTGCCGGTAGCCCCTGCGACAGGAAGTAAACAGCGATAGTGCAATAGGCACTGGTGCTCAGCGGGACATTTGTAGGATACTTTGTCCACATCAGCGTAGTGTATAAATGTGACACTTCGAAGCCGGGCCACGACCTGGCGCAGCTGTTCTTCTGATCTGGCATAACagggaagatgatgaaccCTGAAAGAGAAAGACCAATGTGTATATAAGAAGGCTACGTGATATAAGCCTGCTTTACGCGGGTCATGATTCCAAACGTCATTCGCAAAGTTTGTGAACAGGGGCAGGCCATCAATCTCCAAGGTATCTAGCTCAGGATTGAGGGAAAGTGTCCCTGGTATGAGAGCTTGAGGTCGTCTGTGACTTTGGGGACCAACGTAGCTCAAAACGATCCCTTGCGGATTGCGCTCGGTGTTCTGTTGACTATCATGAAGTGAATCTGTGATCAAGGGAGACTCCGTGACATAGAAACAAGGAAGGACTATGCGATAAAATCGCTGGGCGCTAGCACGAGATTCGGCGCTGGTACTGAATAAGGCGCCAGGCTTTGGTggatgatggaaaagaaTTCTATATGGCCCTGTGAGTGGCCGGGTGATGCCAGGAATTGCACCCGGAATTCCACCAGGAACTCCACCGCGACGAATTTTGCCAGTGGTTTTGTCGATAGTGCAAAGTTCAACTTTAATGTATCGCTCACACGTCAGGCTTTGCTCCCAAATCATTTGTCTTAGCTCCGTAGGAAGGTTAGGAAACAAATGAAATGTCGCGTTCGAGATTGGAAACTTGGGGTTAAGGAGACTCGGGAGTCGGCCAGGCTTGACCTGGGGGTTTTGGTTGGGATCATCCATGGCGAGGTCAAGTGTTGGCAAAAGGGAAAATTCACAATTCCAACTTGTAGGGCTGAGCGCTGTTCTTATAACAGCGAGAGCCAAAAGTTACTTTGTGACTCACTATTAACTTTCTCAGTCAGAGTTTGTGAATCTGGGTTGACAAATAACCAAGTGACACTTTGCTATAATTTGAGCTGTgaataatttaataattaaaatcaaactatatataagatattatactttacCTCATAAGATTTTTTATTATTTGTAAAATCTTTTTAACATCAAGTGATTTTGATATGAATAGAAATAATGAATTGTTAGCTGAGACTCCTTTGCATGTGTAAGTCTGTTACTGGATGTTGGGCGTTTATGCCCAAGAGGACGATGACGTCTAGCAAAGCTCAGGAGCCCTCACAAAAAAAGGCCAGTTTTGTCATTACCAAGGCAAAGACATGGCCAATAAGCATTTTGACagtaataattaataatgTCATGTCCTCACTCATTCTTATTCTTGACTAGCGGACTCAAGCCACGCATGAGCTAAGAGAATCCTCCTGCCGTGTTGAGCTATACCAGGCGCGCTGATCGCCTACTGATTGGTCGCTGACGTGACTCCACTAACCTCATTCTCAAAGCGATCGCATTCTCTCAACCGAGTATACGATCGCTTTCAGGCGACATGTGATATCAGTTACTCGGCAATATGCTATTGCTAGATGGGGTAGAAGAGGGGAAGTTGTTGATACCATGTATATAAGGCGATACTTGACCGCGTATGGACAGTGAACAAAGAGCTTCCATCTTTTTCAACGTTATACAACCATGGAAACCTATTTAATCTCAGTACTATTTACTCTCACGAGTCTCTTCACCTTCTCAGTGGCTAGTTTTGATGGTAACATCAACTATGGAAGCCCCTCGCCTCGGCACACGCAGTTCGGCATCGATGTCGATCAAGTCCAGCGACGTTCCTGGAAGCGTGGAAACATCGCATTCAAGCCAGAGGAACTAGAATTTACTCATGGTGTTGCATCAGGCGATCCATGGCCTGAGAGCGTTATCCTATGGACTCGTATTGCCCCGACCAATATGTCTTCCGCTGACACCGCGCCCATTGATGGGACTGAGCCGCTTTATAGTCACGAGACCAAGAAGTTCATAGAAGCCGATCCGAATCCTATCTGCTTGCATTGGAAAGTCTTTCCAATTGGGAAGAAGGACTCAAAGTCAGTCGTGAGCAGTGGAAAGGCTTATACGACCGCGGATATCGACTACACAGTGAAGGTGAGATCTCATATCAAGATAAAGGTCCAGAACTAACCGACCGTAGGTTGAAGCCAAAGGACTCAAACCATTGACAACATATAACTACCAGTTCACCGTCTGCAACTCGAACAATTCTAGCCCCCTCGGAAGAACCAAGACGGCACCTAGGCCCGATGATGACGTATCTGAGATCAACCTGGCGGTTTTCTCATGCAGTGCATACTGTAAGTGTTGAGATCACTGTTTACCAGCTGCCACTGATCAATCCAAGTCCCAGGATACTTTAACGTCTACGGTAATGCCGCCCGAAAGAACAGTCACGACTGGGTTGTCCATCTTGGCGATTACATCTACGAATACGGCACCTATACACTTTACAAAGAGCGCGGTTCAATTCCGAAACACCCTACCTACTCGCTGTATGACTACCGTGCACGCCATGGACAGGTATGAACCCACGCAACCGTTGTTCTTCAAACCAGGCTCTAACTCTTTGTAGCACCGGACTGATCCTGACCTGCAACTGTTGGCGCAAAGCTCAGCTTGGATTACAACTTGGGACGACCATGGTAAGGCTTCCCCACAACGGACAAGAAGTTCCGTCACTAATCTGGACCAGAGCTTGCAGACAATGCTTATAGAGATGGATATGTCGACTTCTTCGACCAGCCGAACACCTTCAAAGGAGAAGGTCCGAAGGTAGCCACTGATGCACGCAAAGCGAACGCAGTCCGCGCGTACTTTGAGTGGATGCCAATCAGGCAGACTGACATGGACGACGGTTTACGAGTCTGGAGATCTTTTCAATTGGGCAAGCTAATGGACCTTGTGATGTTGGATACCCGATTATACGACCGAAGCAAGGGAACCGATTGTGAGTACTTTCTTGGAAGCTTCACAGAGCCTCACATTCTAATCACTATCAGACGTCAACGACAAGTACATCGAGAAAATCAGCGACGATCCAAGTAGGACGCTGATGGGTGGTCGACAGGAGAATTGGTTCTACCGCTCGTTATCCGAATCCAAGGACCGGAACGCAACCTGGCGAGTGATCGGAAACCAGATCGTGTTCTCCCACATTAAAGGGGACGCGGCTGAGGGAGGAGACACCTGGGATGTAAGATTCTCATATCCCCCTTCCGAAAGAAGAACCCCACTGCTGATATCCAATAGGGTTATATCGCGAACCGAAACAGAACACTCAATCATCTCTATA
It encodes:
- a CDS encoding cytochrome P450; protein product: MLSMHESAQQDLQTDYTTMDPSLTHDPIHLELVTTTLTKEVGNLIPDLAEEIEHCVRKQLGSSTDWSEICIMESAQKMLSGITNRAFLGLPLCRNEEMLKLGIAFAQDIPLSSMMMKLFPSFVKPLVAPLITRSNRIHTREFEKILEPEIKARLEEYDSQDEHTKSDRNDYLQWLIEQAKEIGNPKNWQVSALAQRVLLLNFASIHTTTFAVTHALLDIASSSPDLISELRDEVDSVLKLHDGKWNKRAVAQLEKLDSAIRESQRKNSIVSIGVSRTVVGEKGVTFPSGTHVPKGLRIAVPGYSVLQDSEIYTEPKTYKPLRFYDARQNEAEEYVKSARNALPTATQDFLAWGLGRNACPGRFFASNEIKMLLAYILLNYDIEHLAERPRNTWIAQNRIPPMKATLRIRKMPRS
- a CDS encoding PhoD-like phosphatase-domain-containing protein, whose translation is METYLISVLFTLTSLFTFSVASFDGNINYGSPSPRHTQFGIDVDQVQRRSWKRGNIAFKPEELEFTHGVASGDPWPESVILWTRIAPTNMSSADTAPIDGTEPLYSHETKKFIEADPNPICLHWKVFPIGKKDSKSVVSSGKAYTTADIDYTVKVEAKGLKPLTTYNYQFTVCNSNNSSPLGRTKTAPRPDDDVSEINLAVFSCSAYFPGYFNVYGNAARKNSHDWVVHLGDYIYEYGTYTLYKERGSIPKHPTYSLYDYRARHGQHRTDPDLQLLAQSSAWITTWDDHDNAYRDGYVDFFDQPNTFKGEGPKVATDARKANAVRAYFEWMPIRQTDMDDGLRVWRSFQLGKLMDLVMLDTRLYDRSKGTDYVNDKYIEKISDDPSRTLMGGRQENWFYRSLSESKDRNATWRVIGNQIVFSHIKGDAAEGGDTWDGYIANRNRTLNHLYNNKIDNNIFLSGDSHMNWVSDLAWLGTKKYNPKTGEGAIGAEFAGTAVSSWGTSGLKTIEPDAGKLSRKAIAENKELFWQEGYYRGYFHLSVAPKKVSAQFFGRKAHHPLRLIMLGRSH